A stretch of the Clostridium botulinum genome encodes the following:
- a CDS encoding LacI family DNA-binding transcriptional regulator has protein sequence MQTTTINDVAKEAGVSITTVSRVLNDNYPVKEETKIRVKEVIERLNYQPNQMARSLITKKTRVIGVIVPGITNLFFPTIVENIDKHLKDQGYNILLCNTKGNEIEEKKLVDQLVQRQVDGIIVMDPSEEILKLGYYEKLSRKIPLIIIKGLTKDYKYNFICYDEVIGTEEAIQYFLKLNHRKIAFIRGEKSISYDIKEKVYKDIIKSNDIEYEKIITVGSGNSIEVVEELEGKIVELLKGKDKPTAVFACNDLMAIGFINCCRKLGINVPDDISVIGCDNTLIANIAYPKLTSIDLGISSIGKIAGREILDLIDNGIGKSKKIILGTELVIRESCKKI, from the coding sequence ATTCAAACGACTACAATTAATGACGTAGCAAAAGAAGCTGGAGTATCAATTACAACAGTTTCTAGAGTATTAAATGATAATTATCCGGTAAAAGAAGAAACAAAGATTAGGGTTAAAGAAGTTATTGAAAGATTAAATTATCAGCCTAATCAAATGGCTAGGAGTTTAATTACTAAAAAAACTAGAGTGATAGGTGTTATAGTTCCTGGCATTACAAACTTATTTTTTCCTACTATAGTAGAAAATATTGATAAACATCTAAAAGACCAAGGATATAATATATTACTTTGTAATACAAAGGGAAATGAGATAGAAGAAAAAAAATTAGTAGATCAACTTGTGCAACGTCAGGTAGATGGCATTATTGTAATGGACCCTTCAGAAGAAATTTTAAAATTAGGTTATTATGAAAAATTATCTCGAAAAATTCCTTTGATAATTATTAAAGGCTTAACAAAGGATTATAAATATAATTTTATTTGCTATGATGAAGTAATAGGAACAGAAGAGGCTATTCAATATTTTTTGAAATTAAATCATCGAAAAATAGCTTTTATACGAGGTGAAAAAAGTATATCTTATGATATAAAAGAAAAGGTATATAAGGATATTATAAAGTCTAATGACATAGAGTATGAAAAAATTATTACCGTAGGATCAGGAAATAGTATAGAGGTAGTAGAAGAGTTGGAAGGAAAAATTGTTGAACTTCTAAAAGGCAAGGATAAACCTACTGCTGTATTTGCTTGTAATGACCTTATGGCTATTGGTTTTATTAATTGTTGCAGAAAACTTGGAATAAATGTTCCAGATGATATATCAGTAATTGGGTGTGACAATACTTTAATAGCAAATATAGCGTATCCTAAACTGACATCTATTGACTTAGGTATATCATCAATTGGAAAAATAGCAGGTAGAGAAATTTTAGATTTAATAGATAATGGAATAGGCAAAAGTAAAAAAATAATTTTAGGTACAGAACTTGTTATTAGAGAAAGTTGCAAAAAAATATAA
- a CDS encoding ABC transporter permease, whose protein sequence is MVSKALKRFYAFLIFLFLYAPIVVLIIFSFNNSKSRAHWDGFTFNWYIELFKDEQILKSLYYTIIIAVLSSAIATAIGTAAAIGINNMKSLSKKIMLNINYLPVLNPDIVTGVALMSLFIFVKLDLGFLTMLLSHITFNIPYVILAVLPKLRQLPRDTTEAAMDLGATPWYALRKVILPQIKPGIVTGALMAFTMSIDDFVISFFTTGEGVSNLSITIYSMARRGINPKINAISTLLFGTVLILLLIINKRSPETKLQGGSGI, encoded by the coding sequence ATGGTAAGTAAAGCTTTAAAAAGATTTTATGCATTTTTAATATTCCTATTCCTCTACGCACCAATTGTAGTACTTATAATTTTTTCTTTTAATAATTCTAAATCAAGAGCTCATTGGGATGGATTTACATTTAATTGGTATATAGAATTATTTAAAGATGAGCAGATATTAAAGTCTTTATACTACACTATAATAATTGCAGTATTATCATCGGCAATTGCAACTGCAATTGGAACTGCAGCAGCTATTGGAATAAATAATATGAAGTCTCTTAGTAAAAAGATAATGTTAAATATTAATTATCTTCCAGTGTTAAATCCAGATATAGTAACTGGTGTAGCACTAATGAGTTTATTCATATTTGTTAAGTTAGATTTAGGATTTTTGACTATGTTGCTATCACATATAACTTTTAATATACCATATGTAATTTTAGCAGTACTTCCTAAGTTAAGACAATTACCTAGGGATACTACTGAAGCTGCTATGGACCTTGGAGCAACTCCATGGTATGCCTTAAGAAAGGTTATATTACCTCAAATAAAGCCAGGAATAGTAACAGGTGCTCTTATGGCATTTACTATGTCTATAGATGACTTCGTAATAAGTTTCTTTACAACTGGAGAAGGAGTAAGTAATCTTTCTATAACAATTTACTCTATGGCAAGACGTGGAATAAACCCCAAAATAAATGCCATTTCTACACTATTATTTGGAACAGTGTTGATATTGTTACTAATAATAAATAAGAGATCACCAGAAACTAAGTTGCAGGGAGGAAGTGGGATATAG
- a CDS encoding ABC transporter permease gives MKKWLSSPYVLWSVLFIVFPLFLVLYFSFTGGDTNVHFTLDNYKVLMQPLYLKVFMRSINLALVSTVICLIVGYPMAMILADKEINKTGIAVLLFVVPMWMNFLLRTYSWIAILGKNGFINTLLQNLGLPKLNLLYNSGAIILGMVYNFLPFMVLPIYTVLSKMDKSLIEAASDLGANKVTIFKKVIFPLSLPGVMSGITMVFMPAVSTFVISRLLGGGQYTLLGNLVEQQFLVTGDWHFGSSISIVMMILILISMLIMTKFDGEKAGGGGLW, from the coding sequence ATGAAAAAGTGGTTATCATCTCCCTATGTACTTTGGAGTGTTTTGTTTATAGTTTTTCCATTATTTTTAGTACTATATTTTAGTTTTACAGGTGGGGACACTAATGTACACTTTACTTTAGATAATTATAAAGTTCTTATGCAACCACTTTATTTAAAGGTGTTTATGCGTTCAATAAATCTCGCACTTGTTTCTACTGTAATTTGTCTTATAGTAGGATATCCTATGGCAATGATTTTAGCTGATAAGGAAATTAATAAGACAGGTATTGCAGTACTTTTATTTGTTGTTCCTATGTGGATGAATTTTTTACTTAGAACATATTCTTGGATTGCCATTTTGGGCAAAAATGGATTTATAAATACTTTGCTTCAAAATTTAGGTTTACCAAAGTTAAATCTTTTATATAATAGTGGAGCTATTATACTAGGAATGGTATATAACTTCTTGCCATTTATGGTATTACCTATATATACTGTATTATCTAAGATGGATAAAAGTCTCATTGAAGCAGCTAGTGATTTAGGTGCAAATAAGGTTACTATTTTTAAAAAAGTTATATTTCCACTTAGTTTACCAGGAGTTATGTCAGGAATAACTATGGTATTTATGCCTGCGGTTAGTACGTTTGTAATATCTAGATTGTTAGGTGGTGGACAATATACACTTCTAGGTAATCTTGTAGAACAACAATTCTTAGTTACAGGAGATTGGCATTTTGGTTCATCAATATCAATTGTAATGATGATTTTAATTTTAATTTCTATGCTTATTATGACAAAATTTGATGGTGAAAAGGCAGGAGGTGGAGGACTATGGTAA
- a CDS encoding solute:sodium symporter family transporter: MSITIIASFIFFTALVGIITYFKTRGDKVDSKDGYFLGGRSLTAGIIGGSLLLTNLSAGNFVGMSAQAYTNNMCVMGWEVTSGVVLVLVALFLVPRYLKAGITTIPDFLEDRFDSGVKKFVSILFLLGYVVNVLPPTLYSGAIAMSQIFNVSGVFGVSYTTGIWITVWAIGIIGSIYAIFGGLKAVAVSDTLNGIGLVIGGLMVPFFGLVVLGKGHFLSGLNKIIVEHQDKLNAVGTVSDPVPFATLFTGMLLVNLYYWGTDQAIIQRALGAKNLKEGQKGVILAGFLKVLTPLMVIIPGIIAFHMYGAGASNPDLMYSKLVNDVMPKPLIGFFGAVMFGAILSTFNSVLNSASTLFALNVYKPIFGKNKSDMDIVNEGKKFGIILAIISMFIAPFIMYAPEGLFQYLQTVNGFFNVPIFTIIFIGYATKRVPAIAAKISLTFFVFTYGILQLVIKPELHFLHQLAILFIISCIIMLVIGKIRPNKEEYVLKDKKVVDIHPWEHRHEASGIVIFTMITMYILFSKIGIVSKGGMHSKGIAAIIIAAVVTIICVKISKSRDKTILNNKNENIGQ, encoded by the coding sequence ATGAGTATTACAATCATTGCATCTTTTATATTTTTTACGGCTTTAGTAGGTATTATTACGTATTTTAAAACTAGAGGAGACAAAGTAGATTCTAAAGATGGATATTTCCTAGGTGGTAGAAGTTTAACGGCTGGTATAATAGGAGGTTCACTACTTTTAACTAATTTAAGTGCAGGTAATTTTGTTGGAATGAGTGCACAAGCATACACTAATAACATGTGTGTAATGGGGTGGGAAGTAACATCAGGTGTAGTATTAGTTTTAGTTGCACTATTTTTAGTTCCAAGATATTTAAAGGCAGGTATAACAACAATTCCTGATTTTTTAGAAGATCGTTTTGATTCTGGAGTTAAAAAGTTTGTTTCAATATTATTTCTATTAGGTTATGTTGTAAATGTATTACCTCCTACTCTTTATTCTGGAGCTATTGCTATGAGTCAAATATTTAATGTTTCAGGAGTATTTGGAGTAAGTTATACTACCGGAATTTGGATTACTGTTTGGGCTATTGGAATTATTGGATCAATATATGCCATTTTTGGAGGATTAAAAGCAGTTGCAGTATCGGATACATTAAATGGTATAGGATTAGTAATTGGTGGGTTGATGGTTCCATTTTTCGGATTGGTTGTATTAGGAAAAGGACATTTTCTAAGTGGATTAAATAAAATTATAGTTGAACATCAAGACAAATTGAATGCAGTTGGAACAGTAAGTGATCCAGTACCATTTGCAACATTATTTACAGGGATGTTATTAGTTAATTTATATTATTGGGGAACTGATCAAGCAATTATTCAAAGGGCACTAGGAGCTAAGAATTTAAAAGAAGGACAAAAAGGAGTTATTTTAGCTGGATTTTTAAAAGTATTAACACCATTAATGGTAATTATACCAGGAATTATTGCATTTCATATGTATGGAGCAGGAGCATCAAATCCAGATTTAATGTATTCAAAATTAGTAAATGATGTAATGCCTAAACCTTTGATTGGATTTTTCGGAGCTGTAATGTTTGGTGCCATATTAAGTACTTTTAATAGTGTTCTTAATAGTGCCTCAACATTATTTGCCCTTAATGTTTATAAACCTATATTTGGTAAAAATAAGTCGGATATGGATATAGTAAATGAAGGTAAAAAATTTGGAATAATATTAGCTATTATTTCAATGTTTATTGCACCATTTATTATGTATGCACCAGAAGGTCTATTTCAATATCTACAAACTGTAAACGGATTTTTCAATGTACCTATATTTACTATTATTTTTATAGGATATGCTACTAAAAGAGTTCCAGCTATTGCAGCTAAAATATCACTAACATTTTTCGTATTTACTTATGGTATATTACAATTAGTAATCAAACCAGAACTTCATTTCTTACATCAATTAGCCATATTGTTTATAATTTCATGCATAATAATGCTAGTAATTGGAAAAATCAGACCTAACAAAGAGGAGTATGTATTAAAAGATAAGAAGGTTGTAGATATTCATCCATGGGAACATCGTCATGAAGCAAGTGGTATTGTAATTTTTACAATGATAACAATGTATATTTTATTTTCAAAGATTGGTATTGTAAGTAAGGGTGGAATGCATAGTAAAGGAATAGCTGCGATTATTATAGCTGCAGTTGTAACAATAATATGTGTTAAAATATCAAAGTCTAGAGATAAAACAATACTAAACAATAAGAATGAAAACATTGGTCAATAA
- the galE gene encoding UDP-glucose 4-epimerase GalE, which produces MSILVCGGAGYIGSHMVAHLLENKKDVVILDNLSKGHKSALLGGKFYIGDLQNQTLLNQIFTENDIESVIDFAAYSLVGESVENPLKYFDNNIVSTINLLEAMKNHGVKNIVFSSTAATYGEPKSIPIKESDGTNPTNPYGESKLAVEKILKWCDKAYGIKYTILRYFNAAGAHINGQIGEDHRPESHLIPIILQVALKQRDKIMIFGDDYDTLDGSCVRDYIHVSDLASAHLLALERLQSGSDSAIFNLGNGTGFSVKEIIDVTKKITGIDIPSEIAPRRPGDPAILIASSESAKKQLNWNPKYNSVETIIETAWNWHKNHINGYEE; this is translated from the coding sequence ATGTCTATTTTAGTTTGCGGTGGTGCTGGATATATAGGAAGTCATATGGTGGCTCATTTATTAGAAAATAAAAAAGACGTTGTCATTTTAGATAATTTATCAAAAGGTCATAAATCAGCTTTACTTGGTGGTAAATTCTATATTGGTGATTTACAAAACCAAACACTTTTAAATCAAATTTTTACAGAAAATGATATAGAATCTGTAATTGATTTTGCTGCTTATTCTCTTGTTGGAGAAAGTGTTGAAAATCCTCTAAAATATTTTGATAATAACATTGTATCTACAATAAATCTTTTAGAAGCTATGAAAAATCACGGAGTAAAAAACATAGTATTTTCTTCTACTGCTGCAACTTATGGTGAACCTAAAAGTATACCAATAAAAGAAAGTGATGGCACTAATCCTACTAATCCTTACGGCGAATCTAAACTCGCTGTAGAAAAAATTCTGAAATGGTGTGATAAAGCTTATGGTATAAAATATACTATATTAAGATATTTTAATGCTGCCGGTGCTCATATTAATGGACAAATTGGAGAAGATCACAGACCAGAATCTCATTTAATACCCATAATATTACAAGTAGCTTTAAAGCAAAGAGACAAAATTATGATATTTGGAGATGATTATGATACACTTGATGGTAGTTGCGTTAGAGACTATATTCATGTATCAGATCTTGCATCTGCTCATCTCTTAGCCTTAGAAAGATTACAATCAGGCAGCGATAGTGCTATCTTTAATCTTGGAAACGGCACTGGTTTTTCTGTAAAAGAAATTATCGATGTTACTAAAAAAATTACAGGAATTGATATACCATCTGAAATTGCCCCAAGACGTCCTGGCGATCCTGCTATATTAATTGCTTCTTCTGAAAGTGCTAAAAAGCAATTGAACTGGAATCCAAAATATAATTCTGTTGAAACAATAATTGAAACAGCTTGGAATTGGCATAAAAATCACATTAATGGCTATGAAGAATAA
- a CDS encoding ABC transporter substrate-binding protein, which yields MKKIRKIILVFALLSVAMFSLTACGKDKNALNVYNWGDYIDESVIKQFEEEYHIKVNYETFATNEDMYVKLKKGGTNYDVVIPSDYMITKMINESMLEKIDMKNIPNFKDIPGKFKNLAFDPKNQYSVPYMWGTVGIIYNIKLIKDKIDSWDALWNPKYKDQILMVDSQRDAIAVALKKLGYSINTRNKTELKKAEQELMKQKPLVRAYVGDEVKDLMVDEEGAIAVVWSGDAVTMMKNNSNLRYVIPKEGSNLWFDNMVIPKGSTHKKQAELFINFMTRPDISLKNVDYIGYSTPNAKTMEMLDSETKNDKAAYPEYEKLKKCEVFIDLGDFIKDYDRAWTEIKVK from the coding sequence GTGAAAAAAATTAGAAAAATAATTTTAGTATTTGCTTTATTGAGTGTTGCTATGTTTTCATTAACAGCATGTGGAAAAGATAAAAATGCTTTAAATGTTTATAACTGGGGAGACTACATTGATGAATCAGTAATTAAACAGTTTGAAGAAGAATATCATATAAAAGTAAACTATGAAACTTTTGCTACAAATGAGGACATGTATGTAAAGCTAAAAAAAGGTGGTACTAACTATGATGTAGTAATACCATCAGATTATATGATTACTAAAATGATTAATGAAAGTATGTTAGAAAAAATAGATATGAAAAATATACCTAATTTTAAAGATATACCTGGAAAATTTAAAAATCTCGCTTTCGATCCTAAAAATCAGTATTCAGTTCCATACATGTGGGGAACTGTAGGTATTATATATAATATCAAACTTATAAAAGATAAAATAGATAGCTGGGATGCTTTATGGAATCCTAAATATAAGGACCAGATTTTAATGGTTGATAGCCAAAGGGACGCAATAGCAGTTGCCCTTAAAAAATTAGGATATTCTATTAATACTAGAAATAAGACTGAGCTAAAAAAAGCTGAACAAGAACTTATGAAACAAAAACCACTTGTACGTGCATATGTTGGAGATGAAGTTAAGGATCTTATGGTAGATGAGGAAGGTGCTATTGCTGTTGTTTGGTCTGGTGATGCTGTTACTATGATGAAAAATAATTCAAACTTAAGATATGTTATTCCAAAGGAAGGAAGTAACCTTTGGTTTGACAACATGGTAATTCCTAAAGGAAGTACACATAAAAAACAAGCGGAATTATTTATTAATTTCATGACAAGACCGGATATTTCATTAAAAAATGTAGATTATATAGGGTATTCTACTCCAAACGCAAAGACAATGGAAATGTTAGATTCTGAAACTAAAAATGATAAAGCCGCTTATCCTGAATATGAAAAACTAAAGAAGTGTGAAGTTTTCATTGATTTAGGAGATTTCATAAAAGATTATGATAGAGCTTGGACGGAAATAAAGGTTAAGTAA
- a CDS encoding helix-turn-helix domain-containing protein, which produces MKIGEKLKQLRIEKGLTQMDLASRCELSKGFISQLERDLTSPSIATLVDILECLGTNLKDFFNDEEEEKIVFSKEDIFESEDSELNYKVQWVIPNAQKNMMEPILLTLESNGQYKNDEPHEGEEFGYVLAGTIYIHLGHKRYRAKKGECFYYKPRKNHYISNAGKGSAKVLWVSTPPYF; this is translated from the coding sequence ATGAAAATAGGCGAAAAGCTTAAGCAACTAAGGATAGAAAAAGGTCTTACTCAAATGGATCTTGCTAGTAGATGTGAGTTGTCAAAAGGATTTATATCTCAATTAGAAAGAGACCTTACATCACCATCTATAGCCACTTTAGTAGATATTTTAGAGTGTCTTGGTACGAATTTAAAAGATTTTTTTAATGATGAAGAAGAAGAAAAAATAGTATTTTCTAAAGAAGATATATTTGAATCAGAAGATAGTGAATTAAATTATAAAGTACAGTGGGTAATTCCTAACGCACAAAAGAATATGATGGAACCTATATTGTTAACTTTAGAATCAAATGGGCAATATAAAAATGATGAGCCTCATGAGGGAGAAGAGTTTGGATATGTCCTTGCAGGAACAATATACATTCATCTAGGACATAAAAGATATAGGGCTAAAAAGGGAGAATGCTTCTATTATAAGCCACGAAAAAATCATTATATATCTAATGCAGGAAAAGGTTCAGCAAAAGTGTTGTGGGTAAGTACACCACCATATTTCTAA
- a CDS encoding UDP-glucose--hexose-1-phosphate uridylyltransferase, with protein sequence MNEISISKEIEYLLQFAEQQSMIEKLDIIPCRNALLDLFNLNEPYIGGITEKYLKNPIEIIKELLDYGYKIGLIPENTIMYRDLLDAKIMGILMPRQSEVAKNFWNTAKDEGIKKATDKFYALSKASNYIKTDRIAKNLYWRSNTDYGELEITINLSKPEKDPRDIAAAKLRAQSNYPKCLLCIENVGYAGHEGHPARQNHRVIPITVAQEQWYMQYSPYLYYKEHCILLKDEHVPMKISYKTFKRLVDFIEQIPHYFIGSNTDIPIVGGSILSHEHFQGGQHVFPMEEAKIDINFKYKEFSDVNIGIVKWPMSVIRLSSLNKNQLISLSSRILDNWKEYSDLEAEIVPFSVEEGIKVYHNAITPIARKNNNNEFEIDLVLRNNRVTKEYPYGIFHPHEELHHIKKENIGLIEVMGLAVLPARLNEEIYEIKRILTGEMSYTSDEIDEKNPLYKHNKWICELLKKYGAKCSLEEADEYIKKEVGIKFLEVLLDAGVYKRNKKGQNQFINFMAHMGFEIL encoded by the coding sequence ATGAATGAAATAAGTATATCAAAAGAAATCGAATATTTATTACAATTTGCTGAGCAGCAGTCAATGATAGAAAAGTTAGATATCATTCCTTGTAGAAATGCTTTATTGGATTTATTTAACCTTAATGAACCTTATATTGGGGGTATTACAGAAAAGTATTTAAAAAATCCTATTGAAATTATAAAAGAATTATTAGATTATGGCTACAAAATAGGTCTTATACCTGAGAATACAATAATGTATAGAGACTTATTAGATGCTAAAATCATGGGGATTTTAATGCCAAGGCAATCAGAAGTTGCAAAGAATTTTTGGAATACAGCTAAAGATGAAGGAATAAAAAAAGCTACAGATAAGTTTTATGCATTATCTAAAGCTTCAAATTATATAAAAACTGACCGTATTGCAAAAAATCTTTATTGGCGAAGTAATACAGATTATGGAGAATTAGAAATAACTATAAATTTATCTAAACCAGAAAAAGATCCAAGAGATATAGCAGCTGCAAAGTTGAGGGCGCAATCTAATTATCCAAAATGTTTATTATGTATTGAAAATGTAGGATATGCTGGACATGAAGGACATCCAGCTAGACAAAATCATAGAGTAATTCCTATTACAGTAGCACAGGAACAATGGTATATGCAGTATTCGCCTTACTTATACTACAAAGAACATTGTATACTACTTAAAGATGAACATGTACCTATGAAAATATCTTACAAAACTTTTAAAAGACTGGTTGATTTTATAGAACAAATTCCACATTATTTTATAGGTTCTAATACTGATATACCAATTGTAGGTGGTTCTATATTAAGTCATGAACACTTTCAAGGAGGACAACATGTTTTCCCAATGGAAGAAGCCAAAATAGATATTAATTTTAAATATAAAGAATTTTCGGATGTAAATATAGGAATTGTAAAATGGCCTATGTCTGTAATAAGATTATCATCATTAAACAAAAATCAGTTAATTTCACTCTCAAGTAGAATTTTAGACAATTGGAAAGAATATAGTGATTTAGAAGCTGAAATTGTACCATTTAGTGTTGAAGAGGGAATAAAAGTCTATCATAATGCTATAACACCTATAGCTAGAAAAAATAATAATAATGAATTTGAAATTGATTTAGTTCTTCGGAATAATAGAGTAACTAAAGAATATCCATATGGAATTTTTCATCCACATGAAGAATTACATCATATTAAAAAAGAGAATATAGGATTAATAGAGGTTATGGGATTGGCTGTATTACCAGCAAGACTAAATGAGGAAATATATGAAATTAAAAGAATTTTAACTGGAGAAATGTCATACACAAGTGACGAAATTGATGAAAAAAATCCTTTGTATAAACATAACAAGTGGATTTGCGAACTATTAAAGAAATATGGTGCAAAATGCAGTTTAGAAGAAGCAGATGAGTATATAAAAAAAGAGGTTGGAATTAAATTTTTAGAAGTATTATTAGATGCTGGAGTATATAAGAGAAATAAAAAAGGACAAAATCAATTTATTAATTTTATGGCACATATGGGATTTGAGATTTTATAA
- a CDS encoding galactokinase, which translates to MIKQDLKQKFIELYGEGDIRFFFSPGRVNLIGEHIDYNGGVVFPCALEFGTYGLVRKRNDKTVNLVSTNFPLKVSINLNDLIYDKADDWGNYPKGVMKVMMEKGYIVEGMDIMISGNIPNGAGLSSSASLELLIAVIINNLFNNKSIDRVELVKIGQECENKFVGVNCGIMDQFAIGMGKENKAILLQCDSLNYKYADLQLGDYSLVIMNTNKRRALNESKYNERRAECEKALEIIKSKKDVKDLCSLDSTEFNEIKHCISNETIRNRAMHCVQENERVKLAYKYLNMGSTEKFGRLLVESHNSLKNLYEVTGKELDVIVDEALKVPGCIGARMTGAGFGGCALAIVKKSQVDNFINLVNKNYKSVIGYDAEFYMSGISKGTHEIG; encoded by the coding sequence ATGATTAAACAAGATTTAAAACAGAAGTTTATTGAATTATATGGTGAGGGAGATATAAGATTCTTTTTTTCACCTGGTAGAGTTAATTTAATAGGGGAGCATATTGATTATAATGGGGGAGTAGTGTTTCCATGTGCATTGGAGTTTGGAACATATGGATTGGTAAGAAAAAGAAATGACAAAACAGTTAACTTGGTTTCTACTAATTTTCCATTAAAAGTTTCTATAAATCTAAATGATTTAATATATGACAAAGCTGATGATTGGGGAAATTATCCTAAGGGTGTAATGAAGGTAATGATGGAAAAAGGATATATAGTAGAAGGAATGGATATTATGATAAGTGGTAATATACCAAATGGAGCTGGACTTTCGTCATCGGCATCTTTAGAATTACTTATAGCAGTAATAATAAATAATTTATTTAATAATAAAAGTATTGATAGGGTGGAGCTAGTTAAGATAGGTCAAGAATGTGAAAATAAATTTGTAGGAGTTAATTGTGGAATAATGGATCAATTTGCTATAGGAATGGGTAAGGAAAATAAGGCCATACTTTTACAATGCGATAGCCTTAATTACAAATATGCAGATTTACAATTAGGAGATTACTCACTTGTTATAATGAATACAAACAAAAGAAGAGCATTAAATGAATCAAAATATAATGAAAGAAGAGCTGAGTGTGAAAAGGCTTTAGAAATAATTAAAAGTAAAAAAGACGTGAAGGATTTATGTAGTTTAGATTCAACAGAATTTAATGAAATTAAACATTGTATAAGTAATGAAACAATAAGAAATAGAGCAATGCATTGTGTACAGGAAAATGAAAGGGTAAAGCTTGCATATAAGTATTTGAATATGGGCTCTACTGAAAAATTTGGAAGATTATTAGTGGAATCACATAATTCTTTAAAAAATCTATATGAGGTAACAGGAAAAGAATTAGATGTTATAGTAGATGAGGCATTAAAAGTACCTGGATGCATTGGAGCAAGGATGACAGGAGCAGGTTTTGGAGGCTGTGCATTAGCTATTGTTAAAAAATCTCAAGTTGATAATTTTATTAACTTAGTAAATAAAAACTATAAAAGTGTAATTGGATATGATGCAGAATTTTATATGAGTGGTATTAGTAAAGGAACACATGAAATTGGATAA
- the potA gene encoding spermidine/putrescine ABC transporter ATP-binding protein has translation MAENIIEIKNVYKEFNGVPILKNINLNIKKNEFITLLGPSGCGKTTTLRILGGFEEATGGEVIFENNKINNVPPYKRQINTVFQKYALFPHMSIFENIAFGLNIKKVPKDEIKTRVKRMLKLVDLEGYEKRSIDSLSGGQQQRIAIARALVNEPKVLLLDEPLGALDLKLRKEMQIELKNMQQQLGITFIYVTHDQDEALTMSDKIVVMEKGEIQQMGTPEDIYNEPQNAFVAKFIGASNIVEGVMLEDFLVDFAGRKFECVDKGFDRNEDIQVVVRPEDIKIVDKGKGMLHGVVESETFKGVHYEMIVKENDREWLVHSTLKSDVGTVVGMNIFPEDIHIMKKARG, from the coding sequence ATGGCAGAAAATATAATCGAAATAAAAAATGTTTATAAAGAATTTAATGGAGTGCCTATTTTAAAAAATATAAATTTAAATATAAAGAAAAATGAGTTTATAACTTTATTAGGGCCAAGCGGATGTGGTAAAACTACCACATTAAGGATATTAGGTGGATTTGAAGAGGCTACAGGTGGTGAGGTTATATTTGAAAATAACAAAATTAACAATGTTCCACCGTATAAAAGACAGATTAATACTGTATTTCAAAAGTATGCCTTGTTCCCTCACATGAGTATCTTTGAAAATATTGCTTTTGGACTTAACATAAAGAAGGTTCCAAAGGATGAAATAAAAACTAGAGTAAAAAGAATGCTGAAATTAGTTGATCTAGAAGGATATGAAAAAAGATCTATAGATTCATTAAGTGGAGGTCAACAGCAAAGAATAGCAATTGCAAGAGCTTTAGTTAATGAACCTAAGGTTTTATTGTTAGACGAACCGTTAGGAGCTTTAGACTTAAAATTAAGAAAAGAAATGCAAATAGAGTTAAAGAATATGCAACAACAATTAGGAATAACATTTATATATGTTACACATGATCAAGATGAAGCCTTAACTATGTCAGATAAGATTGTAGTTATGGAAAAAGGTGAAATACAACAAATGGGAACGCCAGAGGATATATATAATGAACCTCAAAATGCTTTTGTAGCTAAATTTATTGGAGCTAGTAATATAGTTGAGGGCGTAATGCTTGAAGATTTCTTAGTAGATTTTGCAGGAAGAAAATTTGAATGTGTAGACAAAGGTTTTGATAGAAATGAAGATATTCAAGTGGTAGTAAGACCAGAAGATATAAAAATAGTGGATAAAGGTAAAGGGATGCTTCACGGAGTAGTCGAATCTGAAACATTCAAAGGCGTTCATTATGAAATGATAGTAAAAGAAAATGATAGGGAATGGCTTGTTCACAGCACATTAAAATCAGATGTTGGAACAGTTGTAGGGATGAATATATTCCCAGAAGATATTCATATTATGAAAAAGGCGAGGGGTTAA